A window of the Polaribacter sp. HaHaR_3_91 genome harbors these coding sequences:
- a CDS encoding pitrilysin family protein gives MKKILLVFLATTSFLSCKQSSEEKTPELSINYKKIELENGLDVVFHVDKSDPVVAVELMVHVGSAREVEGRTGFAHLFEHLLFLESENLGKGGLDKMSARIGGSGANGSTSRDRTNYLQTVPKDGLEKMIWAEADKLGYFINTVTDPVLAKEKQVVKNEKRQSYDNRPYGHNQYVIGKNLYPKDHPYNWQVIGSLEDLQNATLNDVKTFFKKWYVPNNATLVLSGDIDIEQATKWIHKYFDEIPKGDEIPTLEKRPGKVDQIKSLYYEDNFARVPQLTMVWPTVEQYHPDSYALDVLSQYLTDGKSAPFNQVLIDDLKLTSRTGMFNRNAELAGETQISIRAFNNVKLDDVKAGIEKAFAKFEAEGISEKDLNRIKAGQETRFYSSLSSVLGKGTGLASYNTYTGNPGFVTKDIKNTLSVTTEDVMRVYNQYIKNKNYVATSFVPKNSVELALQGAILADVVEEKIVIGAEEKFDPKIAATYEKTPSSFDRSVEPPYGEAPSLAVPEVYESSLENGLKIFGIENDEVPLVQFNITIDGGQLLESMDKLGVANLTADLLNKGTKNKSVKELEEAIQELGASIYVYSDVENITLSGTTLAKNYDKTLALAQEILLEPRFDENEFDLLKKATIANLRQQEASPNSVARNAYNELIYGKENIRSKNILGTTASVETISIEDLKAYYNNYISPSVAKMLVVGDISKEKVIASLTTLNTNWKAKEVTIPTYKTPDTPTSPAVYFYDIPNAKQSVLQFGAPALAATDKDFYAASVMNYILGGGGFASRLTQELREGKGYTYGVRSGFSGTKAKGAFTISSSVRSNVTLESAQLVKQILEEYPTTFSDKDLETTKSFLIKSNARAFETSRAKLNMLSNISDYGWSADYVKGQENTVNNMTKEQITELANKYVSPTKMIWLVVGDAETQLERMKELGYGDPILLNKRAEKIKN, from the coding sequence ATGAAAAAAATATTACTTGTATTCTTAGCAACAACTTCCTTTTTAAGTTGTAAGCAATCATCCGAAGAAAAAACACCAGAACTGAGTATCAATTATAAAAAAATTGAATTAGAAAATGGCTTAGATGTTGTTTTTCATGTAGACAAATCAGACCCAGTTGTGGCTGTAGAACTAATGGTACATGTTGGTTCTGCAAGAGAAGTGGAAGGTAGAACTGGTTTTGCACATTTATTTGAACATTTACTATTCTTAGAATCAGAAAATTTAGGAAAAGGTGGATTAGACAAAATGAGTGCAAGAATTGGAGGTTCTGGTGCAAATGGATCTACATCTAGAGACCGTACAAACTACTTACAAACGGTACCAAAAGATGGTTTAGAAAAAATGATTTGGGCAGAAGCCGATAAATTAGGTTATTTTATAAACACGGTTACAGATCCTGTTTTAGCAAAAGAAAAACAAGTTGTTAAAAATGAAAAAAGACAGAGTTACGATAATAGACCATACGGACATAACCAATATGTAATTGGTAAAAACTTATACCCAAAAGACCACCCTTATAACTGGCAAGTAATTGGTTCTTTAGAAGATTTACAAAACGCAACTTTAAATGATGTAAAAACATTTTTTAAAAAATGGTACGTACCAAACAATGCAACTTTAGTATTGTCTGGTGATATTGATATTGAACAAGCTACTAAATGGATTCATAAATATTTTGATGAAATCCCTAAAGGAGATGAAATTCCTACACTTGAAAAAAGACCAGGAAAAGTAGACCAAATTAAGTCTTTATATTACGAAGATAATTTTGCTAGAGTTCCGCAATTAACAATGGTTTGGCCAACGGTAGAACAATACCACCCAGATTCTTATGCTTTAGATGTTTTGTCTCAATATTTAACAGACGGAAAATCGGCTCCTTTTAATCAAGTTTTAATTGACGATTTAAAGTTGACTTCTAGAACAGGTATGTTTAACAGAAATGCTGAATTAGCCGGAGAAACACAAATTTCTATTAGAGCTTTTAACAACGTAAAGCTAGACGATGTAAAAGCAGGAATTGAAAAAGCATTTGCAAAATTTGAAGCAGAAGGAATTTCAGAAAAAGATTTAAACAGAATTAAAGCCGGACAAGAAACACGTTTTTACAGTAGTTTGTCTAGCGTTTTAGGTAAAGGAACTGGTTTAGCTTCTTATAACACCTATACAGGAAATCCTGGGTTTGTAACAAAAGATATTAAAAACACCTTATCAGTAACAACAGAAGATGTAATGCGTGTTTATAACCAATACATCAAAAACAAAAATTATGTTGCTACAAGTTTTGTTCCTAAAAACTCTGTAGAATTAGCGCTACAAGGCGCTATTTTAGCTGATGTTGTTGAAGAAAAAATTGTAATAGGTGCAGAAGAAAAATTCGATCCTAAAATTGCAGCAACTTACGAAAAAACACCTTCTTCTTTTGACAGAAGCGTAGAACCTCCTTACGGCGAAGCTCCGTCTTTAGCAGTTCCTGAAGTATATGAAAGTAGTTTAGAAAATGGTTTAAAAATCTTTGGTATCGAAAATGACGAAGTGCCTTTAGTACAATTCAACATTACAATTGATGGTGGCCAATTATTAGAATCTATGGATAAATTAGGTGTAGCTAACTTAACTGCAGATTTATTAAATAAAGGAACCAAAAACAAAAGTGTAAAAGAATTAGAAGAAGCTATTCAAGAATTAGGCGCTTCTATTTATGTGTATTCAGATGTTGAAAACATAACTTTAAGCGGAACAACTTTAGCTAAAAACTATGATAAAACATTAGCTTTAGCACAAGAAATTTTATTAGAACCTAGGTTCGATGAAAATGAATTCGATTTACTAAAAAAAGCAACCATTGCTAATTTACGTCAGCAAGAAGCAAGCCCTAATTCTGTAGCAAGAAATGCTTATAACGAGTTAATTTACGGAAAAGAAAACATCCGTTCTAAAAATATTTTAGGAACAACAGCATCCGTAGAAACAATTTCTATAGAAGATTTAAAAGCTTATTACAATAATTACATTTCTCCTTCTGTAGCTAAAATGTTGGTTGTAGGTGATATTTCTAAAGAAAAAGTAATTGCTTCTTTAACAACTTTAAATACTAATTGGAAAGCTAAAGAAGTTACCATCCCAACTTATAAAACACCAGACACACCAACAAGTCCTGCTGTTTATTTTTATGATATTCCGAATGCAAAACAATCTGTTTTACAATTTGGTGCTCCAGCTTTGGCTGCAACGGATAAAGATTTTTACGCAGCTTCTGTGATGAATTATATTTTAGGTGGCGGTGGTTTTGCTTCTCGTTTAACACAAGAATTACGTGAAGGAAAAGGATATACGTACGGAGTTCGTTCTGGATTTTCTGGTACAAAAGCAAAAGGTGCTTTTACCATTTCTAGTAGTGTACGTTCTAATGTTACTTTAGAATCGGCTCAATTGGTAAAGCAAATTTTAGAAGAATACCCAACTACTTTTTCTGACAAAGATTTAGAAACTACAAAAAGTTTCTTAATTAAAAGTAACGCAAGAGCTTTTGAAACTTCTAGAGCAAAACTAAATATGTTGTCTAATATTAGTGACTATGGCTGGAGTGCAGATTATGTAAAAGGCCAAGAAAACACGGTTAACAACATGACCAAAGAACAAATTACAGAGTTAGCTAACAAATATGTGAGTCCTACTAAAATGATTTGGCTTGTTGTTGGTGATGCAGAAACTCAACTAGAAAGAATGAAAGAATTGGGTTATGGAGATCCAATTTTATTGAACAAAAGAGCTGAGAAAATCAAGAATTAG